Genomic segment of Peribacillus frigoritolerans:
AGTGAATTCCCTGATGAGGCCGAATTACTTCTCAATGCAGGTCAAGAATTGTTCATTAAAGAAGCGTGAAGATGCAAATGGTATGCATCTTATACTAGACTTTATTAAAAAGTAGGTGTAATGAATGACAGGCAGAAGAATGGTAGACAGATGGGAAGACGATAACAAGATTTTTATGAGTTTAGCTATTAAGAAAAGAGTATTACCGAGTCTGTATGGCGGTATTATTGGAGACATGCTTGGTGTCCCAGTTGAATTTAAAAAAAGAGGGACGTTTACTATTGATGATATAACGGGATATGGAACGTATAATCAGCCACCAGGCACTTGGTCGGATGATACTTCGTTAACTTTATGTTTAATTGAAAACTTAATTGAAAAAAGCGATTCAGCGGAGCTAATACAAAAATTCGTTCAGTATATGGAATCTGGTTATTGGACACCACATCATGAAATGTTCGATATTGGCAGAACGACCAGTGAAGCCATAACCAAGTTTAAAAGTGGAACGCCAGCGCCAGAATGTGGCGGAAATGCAATGTTTGATAATGGGAATGGGGCGTTGATGAGGGTCGCTCCAGTAGCATTTATCCTTATTAATAACTTTAATTTCATTGAAAAAATCCAAACCATTAAAAAGTATACGGAAGTAACCCATGCACATCCGCGTTCTGTGGTAGGTTCCATTATTTATGTCGAGTTTTTACTTAGACTTTATTATAATAATTCTCCTGAAGATGCAATAAGACAAACAAAAAAACTTTTTGATGAGAATTTTGATAAAGATCATATATACCAAAAAGAGCTGCAATCCTATTCAAGAATTTTTGAAGAAGGTTTCTTTTCATTACCACAAGAAGAAATTTTGTCAGATGGTTATGTCGTTCATACGTTGGAAGCAGCCATTTGGTGCTTAGGAAATTCAGATTCGTTTAGCGATGCCGTTTTAAAAGCAGTGAATCTAGGAGATGATACGGATACAGTAGGTGCCATTACGGGAACAATGGCAGGTATGTACTATAAAATCGACGACATTCCTAAAGAATGGCTTGAGAAAATCACCAGAAAAGAAGATATTGATCAATTAATCGAGAAATTCCTTAGTTTTTGTGCAGATAAAGCAATTAAAGAAGAGTATGGAGATTGATGTAAATCACCCATATTACATAAAAAAACCCCTATAAAAGACTTTTATAGGGGTTTTTTATGTCCAGAATCCAGTATATGCTATGTTAAACGGGAAGCGAAGCAGTTTGAATTTGGGTGATAGAAAAATTAAATAATGGAGTGGAGAAATGATAAGAAAAGGTGAGTATACGATCTATAATGGGAAAGAGTATAGATTCATAGAATCTAAAAGCAAAGGATTTATAGAACTAATAAGCAATAACAAGGAAGACATGAACTATGGATTTACCCATTATAAAAAGAATATTTTTACAAAAGTTCTTTCTTTAAATGAAGTAGAAAAGCTATTTTTAATTCATTCTTTTGCAAAATATAAAGGAGAATTATTTGGAGCTTCTAATGGTGGAAATGGGAAAATTATTCTAGCAACTCCTCATTTAAAACTAGCTGAAAGATATGGCTTTAAACGTACAGATAAATATCTTTATTCTAAAAATGTAAATTTAGATGAAGTTGAAATAATAGAAGAGCGAAAACTGTTTTCGTTAGATTAAAAATAAATCGTAACAATCAGTAAGACTTACGAAGAGATACAGGATACAAGTGTTATCAAAATGAAAAATTTAAAATAACTTAAGAATAAGATTACAGATCAAAAAAATTTCAATTTTTTGGAAAGGAACGGAAGGGGATTAAGGGATGAG
This window contains:
- a CDS encoding ADP-ribosylglycohydrolase family protein, whose protein sequence is MTGRRMVDRWEDDNKIFMSLAIKKRVLPSLYGGIIGDMLGVPVEFKKRGTFTIDDITGYGTYNQPPGTWSDDTSLTLCLIENLIEKSDSAELIQKFVQYMESGYWTPHHEMFDIGRTTSEAITKFKSGTPAPECGGNAMFDNGNGALMRVAPVAFILINNFNFIEKIQTIKKYTEVTHAHPRSVVGSIIYVEFLLRLYYNNSPEDAIRQTKKLFDENFDKDHIYQKELQSYSRIFEEGFFSLPQEEILSDGYVVHTLEAAIWCLGNSDSFSDAVLKAVNLGDDTDTVGAITGTMAGMYYKIDDIPKEWLEKITRKEDIDQLIEKFLSFCADKAIKEEYGD